A window of the Mesorhizobium opportunistum WSM2075 genome harbors these coding sequences:
- a CDS encoding aspartate aminotransferase family protein: protein MLDNSVAQPAQKQWVDRAKGVLPGGGFGNFDPSIVIREGHGARVWDEDGKEYVDYLIGSGPMILGHDNEEVVEAIREQAGKGLTFFASNRHGIELAEAICQALQCAEKLRFVSSGGEADMFAMRLARAHTGRDLILKFEGGYHGMSSDALISVFPDRLENYPNGVPDSAGIPEQVRESIYVAPFNDPDFIRQFLDEHGERIAGVIVEPLQRLIPPEPGFLEVLREETSKHGIVLIFDEVVTGFRLAYGGGQEKYGVVPDLCTVGKIVGGGLPLAAVVGQADIMAHFDKSVVGKDRFTLQIGTLSGNPLAAVAGLKTLEILRRPDSYDRLRRNGEAIMGFLRDALDQTGVDYQIVGDPVLFDVVFTKRSVKFYRDVLKADNSLAGRFNARLRQHGIFKSPGKIYPSLALSSSDLAWTQNAIMAAAKQLSAE from the coding sequence ATGCTTGACAATTCAGTTGCGCAGCCGGCGCAGAAGCAGTGGGTCGACAGGGCGAAAGGTGTGCTGCCCGGCGGTGGATTCGGTAATTTCGACCCGTCGATCGTCATTCGCGAAGGCCATGGCGCTCGCGTCTGGGATGAGGACGGGAAGGAATACGTCGACTACCTCATTGGCTCGGGACCGATGATCCTGGGACACGACAATGAAGAGGTCGTTGAGGCAATTCGAGAGCAGGCAGGAAAAGGACTGACGTTTTTCGCCAGCAACAGGCACGGTATAGAGCTTGCCGAAGCGATATGCCAAGCCTTGCAGTGTGCGGAAAAGCTACGATTTGTTTCGAGCGGTGGCGAGGCAGACATGTTCGCGATGCGCCTTGCTCGCGCGCATACTGGTCGGGACCTCATTTTAAAATTCGAAGGCGGCTATCATGGCATGTCTTCAGATGCCCTGATCAGTGTCTTCCCCGACAGACTGGAGAACTATCCAAATGGCGTTCCGGATTCAGCGGGAATACCCGAACAAGTCCGCGAAAGCATCTACGTCGCGCCGTTCAACGATCCGGATTTTATTCGGCAGTTCCTTGATGAACATGGCGAGAGAATCGCTGGTGTGATCGTTGAACCGCTTCAGCGCCTGATTCCTCCGGAGCCAGGATTTCTCGAAGTGTTGCGCGAAGAAACCTCGAAGCACGGGATCGTGCTAATTTTCGATGAGGTAGTTACCGGATTCCGTTTGGCCTACGGCGGGGGACAAGAAAAGTACGGCGTTGTGCCGGATCTTTGCACCGTCGGCAAAATCGTAGGCGGCGGTCTCCCGCTTGCCGCGGTGGTGGGCCAAGCAGACATCATGGCTCATTTCGACAAGAGCGTGGTCGGCAAAGATCGCTTTACCCTGCAGATCGGAACCCTGAGCGGCAATCCGCTTGCAGCCGTTGCCGGCCTGAAGACGCTCGAAATCCTTCGCCGTCCGGACAGCTATGACCGGCTTCGCAGAAATGGGGAGGCCATCATGGGCTTCCTTAGGGATGCTCTCGATCAAACAGGAGTCGATTATCAAATCGTTGGGGATCCTGTTCTTTTTGATGTCGTATTCACTAAGCGTTCGGTGAAGTTCTACAGAGATGTTCTCAAGGCGGACAATAGTTTGGCAGGCAGGTTTAATGCTCGGCTCCGTCAGCATGGAATCTTTAAATCGCCGGGCAAGATTTATCCTAGCCTTGCTCTCTCCAGCAGCGATCTCGCTTGGACGCAGAACGCGATAATGGCGGCCGCCAAGCAACTGTCCGCCGAATAA
- a CDS encoding FAD-dependent oxidoreductase: protein MSVSHARVVIIGGGVMGCGLAYHLAHEGWTDVVLLEKAELTSGSTWHAAGQITHSTSSFSLGKCVGYNIDLYSKVLEQETGQSVTWHGCGSLRLAYTDDELDWLRQTLSVGKALGFTMELVGPQRIRELHPFYNLEGVQAALYTPDDGHVDPSGATFALAQGARQFGAKIIRQCRATDIKREPNGEWRVFTEQGEIVCEHVVNAGGTYARQVGKWVGLDVPITSMTHHYLITDTVPEFMSLERELPVIRDDQLVSGYIRMEQKSGLIGIYEKANPNAVWIDECPWEAEHELFEPHYDRIMPWLENAMGRMPVLSQLGIKRAVHGAISHPPDGNPLIGPAPGLRNFWLNCGCQIGIGWGPGLTRELARWMVHGASDINMRDYDPRRFGRFADQGYQVTKAKEDYLLRHEVPFPHLNRHAGRPVKPSALYERLKSRGAVFEEVYGWERPRWFARDGVEQRDYYSFRRPAWFPLVQQEVNSVRECAGVIDISAFTKVQVSGPGAAKFIDRLIPNRLPSKPGRIALTHLLNENGRIELETTIVRLADDRFYFTCAAFFEQRLLDYLRFARTDHDDVTITNLSDAWGALALNGPRSREILAPNTSAALTNEAFPWLTAQEIEIAGEKVWAFRMSYAGEVGWEFHGPKESIPAVYDALHEIGDAMGLIDYGSFAMNVMRLEKMFKGAGELTNEVTLPEADVMRFVKTDKAEFRGKQATLAALEKGPSWICAYLQIESDGVSDGNGGEAVLMGDRQVGSVTSIAYSPSVGKILAFAYVSPDVASPGTKVDVTIMGEIRKAEVLGEPAFDPDNVRPRADAGADSQRKRVAANA, encoded by the coding sequence ATGAGCGTATCTCATGCGCGCGTGGTGATTATTGGTGGCGGGGTCATGGGCTGTGGGTTGGCCTACCACCTGGCGCACGAGGGGTGGACAGACGTAGTTCTCCTGGAGAAAGCCGAGTTGACGTCGGGGTCTACCTGGCATGCAGCAGGCCAGATTACCCATTCGACATCGAGTTTCTCCTTAGGCAAATGCGTTGGCTACAATATCGATCTCTACTCCAAGGTACTGGAGCAAGAGACTGGCCAGTCGGTGACTTGGCATGGCTGCGGGTCGCTGCGGCTCGCCTACACTGACGATGAGCTCGATTGGCTTCGTCAAACCCTGAGCGTCGGCAAGGCTCTTGGGTTCACCATGGAATTGGTGGGACCACAGCGCATAAGGGAGCTGCATCCATTCTACAATCTCGAAGGCGTTCAAGCCGCGCTCTACACACCCGATGATGGGCATGTGGATCCCTCCGGCGCTACATTCGCCTTGGCTCAGGGCGCGAGACAATTTGGTGCCAAAATTATTCGGCAGTGCCGCGCCACCGACATCAAGCGAGAGCCGAACGGCGAATGGAGGGTCTTCACGGAGCAGGGCGAGATCGTTTGCGAACACGTTGTCAATGCTGGCGGCACCTATGCCCGCCAGGTTGGGAAGTGGGTGGGTCTCGACGTGCCCATCACGTCGATGACTCACCACTATCTGATTACGGATACCGTGCCGGAATTCATGTCCCTAGAAAGGGAGCTGCCCGTCATCAGAGACGACCAGCTTGTCTCCGGTTACATCCGAATGGAGCAGAAGTCCGGCCTCATCGGCATTTATGAGAAGGCCAATCCGAATGCGGTTTGGATCGACGAATGTCCTTGGGAGGCGGAACACGAACTTTTCGAGCCGCATTATGACCGGATTATGCCGTGGCTAGAGAACGCCATGGGCCGTATGCCTGTGCTTTCCCAGCTTGGCATCAAACGAGCCGTTCACGGGGCGATTTCGCATCCGCCGGACGGCAACCCGCTGATCGGGCCAGCACCGGGGCTCAGGAATTTTTGGCTGAACTGCGGTTGCCAAATCGGTATCGGTTGGGGCCCAGGGCTGACACGTGAACTGGCTCGCTGGATGGTCCACGGTGCGTCGGACATCAACATGCGCGACTACGATCCGCGGCGCTTCGGCCGCTTCGCCGACCAGGGATATCAGGTTACAAAGGCGAAAGAGGACTACCTTCTGCGCCATGAAGTTCCGTTCCCTCACCTCAACAGGCATGCCGGCAGGCCAGTCAAGCCCAGCGCCCTCTATGAACGCCTCAAAAGTCGGGGTGCTGTGTTCGAAGAAGTCTACGGATGGGAACGTCCGCGCTGGTTCGCGCGCGACGGTGTCGAGCAACGAGACTACTATTCTTTCCGCAGGCCCGCTTGGTTTCCTCTTGTCCAGCAAGAGGTCAACAGCGTGCGCGAGTGCGCCGGCGTGATAGACATTTCCGCGTTCACCAAGGTTCAAGTCTCTGGACCGGGAGCGGCCAAATTCATCGATAGGCTCATCCCGAACAGGCTGCCTTCGAAGCCCGGTCGCATTGCGTTGACTCACCTGTTGAATGAGAACGGTCGCATCGAGTTGGAAACGACCATTGTTCGCCTCGCCGACGATCGCTTCTATTTCACCTGCGCGGCGTTCTTCGAGCAGCGCTTGCTGGACTATCTGAGGTTCGCTCGCACTGATCACGACGATGTAACCATCACCAATCTGTCTGATGCCTGGGGAGCCTTGGCTCTCAATGGACCTCGCTCCCGCGAGATCCTGGCCCCGAACACAAGCGCTGCCTTGACCAACGAGGCGTTCCCCTGGCTTACGGCCCAGGAGATCGAGATCGCAGGGGAGAAGGTATGGGCGTTCCGGATGTCCTACGCGGGCGAGGTGGGCTGGGAGTTCCATGGACCAAAAGAGAGCATCCCGGCCGTCTACGATGCATTGCATGAGATTGGCGATGCCATGGGGCTGATCGACTACGGCTCTTTCGCGATGAACGTCATGCGATTGGAGAAGATGTTCAAGGGGGCTGGCGAACTTACCAACGAGGTCACTTTGCCGGAGGCCGATGTGATGCGCTTCGTCAAGACCGACAAGGCTGAGTTCAGGGGCAAGCAGGCCACACTGGCCGCTCTGGAGAAGGGCCCGTCGTGGATCTGCGCTTATCTGCAGATCGAGTCCGACGGGGTGTCGGATGGAAATGGCGGCGAAGCCGTGCTGATGGGAGACCGTCAAGTGGGATCGGTGACCTCGATCGCCTACTCGCCGTCCGTCGGCAAGATTCTCGCCTTTGCCTACGTGTCGCCCGATGTCGCGAGCCCGGGAACAAAGGTGGATGTCACGATCATGGGTGAAATCCGGAAGGCGGAGGTGCTGGGCGAGCCGGCTTTCGATCCCGACAATGTTCGCCCCCGCGCCGATGCAGGCGCAGACAGCCAGAGGAAGAGGGTGGCGGCCAATGCTTGA
- a CDS encoding amino acid ABC transporter ATP-binding protein gives MTIQSIIRFSKVSKSFGTAQVLHEIDLNVREREVVVVCGPSGSGKSTLTRCINGLETFQTGSLRVLNHNLNAAKKNLRQLRCEVGMVFQNFNLYPHLDAIDNITLAPRLVRGTARREAEERAHALLKRVGIGDKAREFPGRLSGGQRQRLAIARSLAMDPKVMLFDEPTSALDPEMISEVLDVMGELAQAGMTMVVVTHEMGFARKVADRIVFLDSGRIVEEAEPEQFFTAPTDRRAKDFLSKILSH, from the coding sequence ATGACGATTCAGTCGATCATTCGGTTCTCCAAGGTCAGCAAGAGCTTTGGAACCGCCCAGGTGCTGCACGAAATCGATCTCAATGTGAGGGAGCGCGAAGTCGTCGTTGTGTGCGGCCCGTCCGGCTCGGGAAAGTCAACGCTGACCCGATGCATCAATGGCCTGGAAACGTTTCAGACCGGGTCTTTGCGGGTCCTTAATCACAATCTGAACGCAGCCAAGAAGAACCTTCGGCAGCTTCGTTGCGAAGTCGGAATGGTCTTTCAGAATTTCAATCTGTATCCGCATCTCGACGCGATCGACAACATTACCCTGGCACCCCGCCTGGTGCGTGGGACCGCCAGGCGAGAGGCGGAGGAGCGCGCTCACGCGCTGCTCAAACGCGTCGGCATAGGCGACAAGGCCCGCGAGTTCCCGGGCCGCCTTTCGGGCGGGCAAAGGCAGCGCCTCGCGATTGCCCGCTCACTGGCCATGGACCCAAAGGTGATGCTTTTCGACGAGCCGACATCCGCCCTTGATCCGGAGATGATTTCAGAAGTGCTGGATGTCATGGGTGAGCTCGCACAGGCGGGCATGACCATGGTTGTCGTGACGCACGAAATGGGATTCGCGCGCAAGGTCGCCGATCGCATCGTTTTCTTGGATTCCGGGCGAATAGTTGAAGAAGCTGAGCCGGAGCAATTTTTCACCGCACCGACGGACAGGCGGGCAAAGGACTTCCTGTCAAAGATTCTTTCCCACTAG
- a CDS encoding amino acid ABC transporter permease, whose translation MNLDRQPEDADRRKAVIWYGCLAFLCFVGAWKAAGFRWAPIWPSAGLIAQGLWLSIQLSILSTAIGLAAAIPLAVARVHGSSFARIPAVFLIEIVRATPELMVIFWVYFGAPAITGQPIDGWTAALVAMSIIAASYLAEVIRAGLYSVDKGQWEAAASTGLNNWQSFKWIILPQAISNMMPALLSQVIMLFKTTSLVSMVGVIDFFRAAQITNSNTFSPYAIYTLVGIGYFIICGTLSLVVKRWRGRVSAVGA comes from the coding sequence ATGAATCTCGATCGCCAGCCAGAGGATGCCGATCGCCGGAAGGCGGTTATTTGGTACGGTTGCCTCGCGTTCCTGTGCTTTGTGGGTGCTTGGAAAGCGGCTGGGTTTCGCTGGGCTCCCATTTGGCCGAGCGCCGGCCTGATCGCGCAAGGCCTATGGCTATCAATTCAGCTCTCCATCCTGTCCACTGCGATCGGACTGGCGGCCGCGATACCTTTGGCGGTGGCGCGCGTCCACGGTTCGTCTTTCGCCAGGATTCCGGCGGTTTTCCTGATCGAGATCGTTCGCGCGACGCCCGAGTTGATGGTGATATTTTGGGTCTACTTCGGCGCTCCGGCCATCACGGGTCAACCAATCGACGGTTGGACAGCGGCGCTGGTGGCAATGTCGATAATCGCGGCTTCGTACCTGGCTGAGGTCATTCGAGCTGGGTTGTATTCCGTGGACAAGGGTCAATGGGAGGCCGCTGCGTCGACGGGCTTGAACAACTGGCAATCCTTCAAATGGATAATCCTGCCCCAGGCTATTTCCAACATGATGCCAGCCCTTCTGTCGCAAGTGATTATGCTTTTCAAGACAACGTCTCTCGTCTCAATGGTGGGGGTAATTGATTTCTTTAGAGCAGCGCAGATCACAAACAGCAACACCTTCAGTCCGTATGCGATCTATACTTTGGTTGGCATTGGATATTTTATCATTTGCGGCACCCTCTCCTTGGTCGTGAAAAGGTGGCGAGGGCGGGTTTCCGCTGTAGGTGCTTGA
- a CDS encoding amino acid ABC transporter permease encodes MHLDWGIIWEYRALLFQGLGTTLRISLISIALSFLIGSVVGCLKVTAGFHLRKSLDTCVEVIRDIPVVVKLFAIYYAFGIDASISGVIALTLHQGAYISDVVTSGIRALPTGQWEAGIASGLSGRQVFTRIILPQAIRITVPPLTSQFIQVVKNSSTVMLIAIEDLTFMTQQIEQETFRGMEAAIAVTVLYLMLALLIAGAMSAVQVLMDRERR; translated from the coding sequence ATGCATCTCGACTGGGGAATAATCTGGGAGTACCGAGCTCTGCTGTTCCAGGGTTTGGGTACGACGCTCCGCATATCTCTGATCTCGATAGCTCTGTCTTTTCTGATCGGATCGGTTGTCGGCTGCTTGAAGGTTACTGCGGGCTTCCATCTCAGAAAGTCCTTAGATACGTGTGTAGAAGTCATCAGGGATATACCAGTAGTTGTAAAATTATTTGCCATATATTACGCCTTCGGGATCGATGCATCCATTTCCGGCGTGATAGCTTTAACGTTGCATCAGGGCGCCTATATCTCTGATGTTGTGACCTCAGGAATCCGGGCTCTTCCCACAGGGCAGTGGGAGGCCGGCATCGCTTCCGGCCTGTCAGGCCGACAGGTATTTACGAGGATCATACTGCCGCAGGCGATCCGGATCACTGTACCGCCCCTGACCAGCCAATTTATCCAAGTCGTGAAGAATTCATCGACTGTGATGCTGATCGCGATTGAAGACCTCACGTTCATGACCCAGCAGATCGAGCAGGAGACGTTTCGCGGCATGGAGGCCGCGATCGCGGTGACGGTCCTGTACCTGATGCTTGCTTTGCTGATAGCGGGCGCGATGAGCGCTGTCCAAGTGCTAATGGACCGGGAACGCCGATGA
- a CDS encoding substrate-binding periplasmic protein — MDRRSMLSAMGATAAASLVAKGAKAEEVTSTLDAIMKRGHLLAGARYDYPPGSFADAQGVVQGYGPDVAREFGKHLGVEVKFVQTTSQTRIPLLLNGQIDAEFGPTTNSKIREEVVDFSLIWNTEQAVILVRKGEPTDPKAYAGTEKTIGATQGAVYIGYWRATNAGAKFKLFQQYPELLLAVAQGQVDCVLIDSLQAELMIEKMSDAKLAVGEPFYRDSSAIMVRQNDSKWRNWVNWGLQRLWLEGKLQEIYRKYYNEEPGFVLWQPGMMQPGVAEVHGPDKW; from the coding sequence ATGGACAGACGCAGCATGTTATCGGCGATGGGGGCCACGGCCGCCGCATCGCTCGTGGCCAAAGGCGCCAAGGCCGAGGAGGTCACCTCGACCTTGGATGCGATAATGAAGCGCGGCCACTTGTTAGCCGGCGCGCGATACGATTATCCTCCGGGCAGCTTCGCTGACGCGCAGGGCGTCGTGCAGGGCTACGGACCGGATGTGGCGAGGGAGTTCGGCAAGCACTTGGGTGTCGAAGTCAAGTTCGTGCAGACGACGTCGCAGACCCGAATCCCGCTCTTGCTGAACGGGCAGATTGATGCCGAGTTCGGTCCTACCACAAACTCCAAGATTCGCGAGGAAGTCGTGGACTTTTCCTTGATCTGGAACACCGAGCAGGCGGTCATACTTGTCCGGAAAGGTGAACCGACGGACCCCAAGGCTTACGCCGGCACGGAAAAGACGATCGGCGCGACGCAGGGCGCAGTCTATATAGGCTACTGGAGAGCGACCAATGCTGGCGCCAAGTTCAAGCTCTTCCAACAGTATCCGGAACTGCTGCTGGCCGTTGCCCAAGGGCAAGTGGACTGCGTTCTGATCGACTCCTTGCAGGCGGAGCTGATGATCGAAAAAATGTCCGACGCGAAGCTCGCGGTGGGCGAGCCTTTCTATCGGGACTCCAGCGCCATCATGGTTCGGCAGAACGATTCGAAATGGCGCAACTGGGTGAACTGGGGCCTGCAGCGCCTTTGGCTTGAAGGCAAACTCCAGGAGATCTACCGCAAATACTACAACGAAGAGCCAGGGTTCGTGTTGTGGCAGCCAGGCATGATGCAGCCTGGCGTAGCGGAAGTGCACGGCCCCGATAAGTGGTAG
- a CDS encoding MmgE/PrpD family protein: MNMPNLDIASSIAEWAGRYRGDMSPTIEREARRSLVDTASCMFGGRTTAVSALAEKAISLESGEGAVSIVGGGMLSVGGAAFLNGVRSHALDFDDYEFVGSTHPSAPILAALLAVGFRDGLTVGDILRAWTVGYEVIVRLGESLGFGHYLSGWHSTSTLGPIAAAAACAHAMDLPSERIAAAMNMGSSVSAGLQHQFGTDMKVAHVGLAARGGVFAAQYARVGAVAASGLVWDGPLGFLANFGTPTSPGTRAVLATRIIGQGIMDHPVARKSWPSCSYTQRPIEAAIGLRENHQIDPTSIASIAIHSPAPFVRVVSIAEPTTSAEARFSVRYCVARAMLCGVLTPADFEPAALSEPDTRALMLKVSIVPEQVPDDIQDLSPEAPDRLVVTLQSGQRLEKAVAYVRGGPKNPMTDADLTRKAKACDAPAELVGLLAEGALSIPIRSTAIF; this comes from the coding sequence ATGAATATGCCGAATCTCGATATCGCCTCGTCAATTGCCGAATGGGCCGGGCGCTATAGGGGCGATATGTCTCCCACAATCGAAAGGGAGGCGCGCCGAAGCCTTGTCGATACCGCATCTTGCATGTTTGGCGGCAGAACTACAGCCGTGTCTGCCCTGGCTGAGAAGGCGATATCGTTAGAATCCGGAGAGGGTGCGGTTTCGATTGTTGGTGGCGGCATGCTCAGTGTCGGTGGGGCTGCCTTTCTCAATGGCGTGCGCTCCCATGCTCTCGATTTCGACGATTACGAATTCGTCGGCTCGACGCACCCCAGTGCACCGATCCTTGCGGCGCTTCTTGCCGTTGGCTTTCGCGACGGCTTGACCGTTGGCGATATCCTTCGAGCCTGGACGGTCGGATATGAGGTTATTGTTCGTCTGGGTGAATCTCTCGGCTTCGGGCACTACCTGTCGGGATGGCATTCAACATCCACGCTTGGTCCGATCGCCGCTGCCGCCGCATGTGCTCACGCCATGGACCTGCCAAGCGAACGCATTGCGGCCGCGATGAATATGGGGTCCAGCGTATCTGCGGGGCTTCAGCATCAGTTCGGAACAGACATGAAGGTTGCCCATGTTGGCTTAGCTGCCAGGGGCGGAGTATTTGCGGCTCAGTACGCGAGGGTCGGAGCGGTAGCAGCTTCCGGCCTTGTTTGGGACGGCCCTTTGGGCTTCCTGGCGAATTTTGGGACGCCCACGTCTCCAGGAACTCGGGCGGTCCTTGCGACCAGAATCATCGGGCAAGGAATTATGGACCATCCGGTTGCGCGAAAATCTTGGCCAAGCTGTTCCTATACCCAAAGGCCGATCGAGGCAGCTATCGGGCTACGCGAGAATCACCAGATCGATCCCACATCGATCGCTTCGATAGCGATCCACAGTCCCGCGCCTTTCGTGCGAGTTGTGTCGATCGCCGAACCCACGACATCCGCGGAGGCGCGGTTCTCAGTTCGGTATTGCGTCGCAAGAGCAATGTTGTGTGGCGTGTTGACCCCTGCTGATTTCGAACCGGCAGCGCTGAGCGAGCCGGACACTCGGGCCCTGATGCTGAAAGTGTCGATCGTACCTGAACAAGTCCCGGATGACATCCAAGATCTATCGCCAGAAGCTCCCGACCGCCTTGTCGTTACATTGCAATCAGGGCAGCGCCTCGAAAAAGCCGTGGCTTATGTGCGCGGAGGGCCCAAGAATCCGATGACGGACGCCGATCTGACACGAAAGGCCAAAGCTTGCGATGCTCCTGCCGAGCTTGTCGGTCTTTTGGCCGAAGGTGCTTTGTCCATTCCTATCAGGTCGACGGCCATCTTTTAA
- a CDS encoding MurR/RpiR family transcriptional regulator → MKRMNVPSERSAAAVLEEIRGRLISFTPELHKAATHVLENSNLISITSIRNMAQGADIKPNTLVRMARALGFEGYEDFRRPFREQVMRGRDDFPDRARWLQSLSKGGKLASLYSQMASTSIENIEGLFTGTSATEIKKLADAIVSARMTYVLGVGFASSIARNFAYLASMAVGGVVAIPREGSLPIDGLVHAEKGDILVAMTFKPYRREIIEAVEVARSYGLKVVGISDSPASPILVRADQRFVIPTNTPQFFPSTVAVTALFETIMAFVVAEAKTGAVNNIERFHQRRHDLGIYWKDEQR, encoded by the coding sequence ATGAAGCGAATGAATGTACCATCCGAAAGGTCCGCGGCCGCGGTTCTGGAAGAGATTAGAGGGCGGCTCATTTCGTTCACACCGGAATTGCACAAGGCCGCTACCCATGTACTTGAGAACTCAAATCTGATCAGCATCACGTCGATCAGAAACATGGCGCAGGGCGCCGATATCAAGCCAAATACTTTGGTCAGGATGGCCCGCGCTCTGGGCTTTGAAGGGTACGAGGATTTTCGTAGACCCTTTAGAGAACAAGTCATGCGAGGGCGCGACGACTTTCCGGACCGAGCGCGATGGCTTCAGTCACTTTCGAAGGGCGGCAAGCTCGCCAGCCTCTACAGCCAGATGGCGTCGACATCCATAGAGAATATTGAGGGTCTGTTTACTGGTACGAGCGCAACCGAGATAAAGAAGCTCGCCGACGCTATCGTGAGTGCGCGAATGACATATGTGCTTGGCGTAGGCTTCGCCAGTTCCATTGCCCGAAACTTCGCCTATCTTGCGAGCATGGCCGTAGGCGGCGTTGTCGCCATCCCGCGTGAAGGGTCCCTGCCTATTGACGGACTGGTCCACGCCGAGAAGGGCGACATCCTGGTGGCGATGACATTTAAGCCATATCGACGCGAGATCATCGAGGCTGTCGAAGTCGCCCGTTCTTACGGCCTCAAGGTGGTTGGCATATCTGACAGCCCGGCATCGCCGATCCTCGTCCGGGCAGATCAGCGTTTCGTCATACCCACCAACACCCCGCAATTTTTTCCCTCTACCGTTGCTGTTACCGCGCTTTTCGAGACGATCATGGCCTTTGTCGTAGCGGAAGCCAAGACCGGCGCTGTCAATAATATCGAGCGTTTCCACCAACGGCGGCATGATCTGGGTATCTACTGGAAAGATGAGCAAAGGTGA
- a CDS encoding carboxymuconolactone decarboxylase family protein, with the protein MEQNLFELGLSKRKAVLGAEYVEKNLASADEFTRPFQEAMTAWCWGFGWGDEAIDPKTRSLMNLAMIGALGKMHEWETHCRGAINNGVSKDEIRAAIHIVGIYCGVPQALECFRVARKVLEERNLL; encoded by the coding sequence ATGGAACAAAATCTCTTTGAATTGGGCCTGTCCAAAAGAAAGGCCGTACTTGGCGCCGAGTACGTTGAGAAAAACCTCGCGTCGGCAGACGAATTCACCCGCCCGTTCCAGGAAGCGATGACGGCTTGGTGTTGGGGATTTGGCTGGGGAGATGAAGCAATCGATCCAAAGACGAGATCGCTGATGAACCTGGCCATGATCGGCGCCTTAGGGAAGATGCACGAATGGGAGACCCATTGTCGTGGCGCAATCAACAATGGTGTCTCAAAGGACGAGATCCGTGCTGCGATTCACATAGTTGGCATCTATTGCGGCGTGCCACAGGCTTTAGAGTGCTTCAGGGTTGCTCGCAAAGTACTTGAGGAACGAAATCTCTTATAA
- a CDS encoding GlxA family transcriptional regulator — MPGRFNFYLLPAFSLHAFSSAIEVLTLANEATGRNAYSWQVVSGDGQPVVSSCGITISSAAALRSERDRLRSNPATVAIVCGGRSLPRHDSQLDAWLRECRNRRARLIGIGGGTLVLARAGLAEGRRCAVHWEQFPLFLEKFPSVIATQAAFEEDGELYTCSGAGASFDTFLDLVGRDHGAAVVNRICEKAIACRVRSVGDRQRLPPNSRVRCNHKAVITVIDQMEAHIGDPKSVNGLVAATGLTRRQIERLFRRELGRGPSRYYLELRLERAHLLLRSSNLPVIEIAVACGFVSASHFSKVYREMYGCAPHQTRLLSYGTGQDRPYDPLADPAGGPAADCMTASSRTMRAESSGFKPR; from the coding sequence ATGCCCGGCAGGTTTAACTTTTACCTGCTTCCCGCTTTTTCCCTGCATGCTTTTTCCTCCGCGATTGAAGTGCTTACGCTGGCTAACGAAGCGACGGGACGAAACGCCTATAGTTGGCAGGTTGTTTCGGGCGACGGACAACCGGTGGTGTCGAGTTGCGGCATCACCATAAGCTCAGCCGCCGCATTGCGATCGGAGCGTGACCGCCTTCGATCAAACCCAGCCACGGTCGCGATAGTGTGTGGAGGCCGTTCCCTCCCTCGACATGACAGCCAGTTGGATGCCTGGCTCAGAGAGTGCCGCAACCGTCGCGCGCGCCTTATCGGCATAGGTGGCGGAACCCTAGTCCTTGCTCGAGCGGGCCTGGCAGAAGGTCGCCGCTGCGCCGTGCACTGGGAGCAATTCCCGCTATTCCTGGAGAAGTTTCCAAGCGTTATAGCTACGCAAGCCGCATTCGAGGAAGATGGTGAGCTGTATACCTGCTCTGGCGCAGGCGCATCCTTTGATACATTCCTGGATCTGGTTGGACGCGATCATGGAGCTGCCGTCGTAAATCGCATATGTGAGAAGGCCATCGCGTGTCGTGTCCGCTCTGTTGGGGACCGTCAACGCTTGCCGCCGAATTCCCGCGTACGATGCAATCACAAGGCAGTGATAACAGTCATCGATCAGATGGAAGCACATATCGGCGATCCCAAGTCGGTAAATGGACTGGTGGCAGCGACTGGCCTTACACGCCGCCAAATTGAGCGACTCTTCAGGCGTGAACTAGGACGAGGTCCGAGCCGCTACTACCTGGAACTGCGTCTCGAGCGCGCGCACTTGCTGCTTCGAAGCTCGAACCTGCCCGTTATAGAGATAGCTGTAGCGTGCGGATTCGTCTCTGCATCACATTTCTCAAAAGTCTATCGGGAAATGTACGGCTGCGCCCCACATCAAACTCGATTGTTGTCGTACGGAACTGGACAAGATCGCCCATATGATCCGCTCGCTGATCCTGCTGGCGGTCCAGCTGCCGACTGCATGACTGCATCCTCCAGAACCATGCGCGCAGAATCATCGGGCTTTAAACCCCGTTAG